In Candidatus Didemnitutus sp., a genomic segment contains:
- a CDS encoding DUF2314 domain-containing protein, whose amino-acid sequence MSESASTAGKEEPTFMAVSRKNPDMRSAHAKAAATIPRFIEHTRSDVAGFRSAKLRFRDPDESERLGEDRFLFLWLTGVRYHAEEKIFSGTFFEVPSEFQKWHKVGDRLGFDPEDIFDWMMLTEDGRLFGGYTLRVSRALLPEDKRSDYDKHIGVRVYEEEA is encoded by the coding sequence ATGAGCGAGTCAGCTTCCACCGCCGGAAAAGAAGAGCCGACCTTTATGGCGGTCTCGCGCAAGAACCCGGATATGCGGTCTGCGCACGCTAAGGCGGCAGCGACCATCCCTCGCTTCATCGAGCATACGCGCAGCGATGTTGCAGGCTTCCGCAGTGCGAAGCTTCGGTTTCGCGACCCCGATGAGTCGGAGCGGTTGGGAGAGGATCGGTTTCTCTTCCTGTGGCTCACGGGAGTCCGCTATCACGCCGAAGAGAAGATCTTTTCAGGCACGTTCTTTGAGGTCCCGAGTGAGTTTCAGAAGTGGCACAAAGTCGGAGATAGGCTGGGTTTCGATCCGGAAGATATTTTCGATTGGATGATGCTGACCGAAGACGGCCGATTGTTCGGAGGATATACCCTCCGGGTGAGCCGTGCTTTGTTGCCCGAAGATAAGCGCTCCGATTACGATAAGCATATCGGTGTCCGCGTTTATGAAGAAGAAGCCTAA